The following proteins come from a genomic window of Populus nigra chromosome 6, ddPopNigr1.1, whole genome shotgun sequence:
- the LOC133697164 gene encoding phosphoinositide phospholipase C 2-like has translation MSKQTYRVCLCFSRRFKLAVAEAPEEIRALFNQYSDNGIMTDNHLHRFLIEVQKQEKATLEEAQAIIESLKHLAIFHRKGLNLEAFFKYLFGDNNPPLDLKLGAHHDMTAPISHYFIYTGHNSYLTGNQLSSDCSDVPIINALKKGVRVIELDIWPNSDKDDVEVLHGRTLTTPVQLIKCLRSIKEHAFTASEFPVVITLEDHLTPDLQSKVSKMVTQTFGDTLFSPGSECLKEFPSPESLKRRIIISTKPPKEYLEAKEIKDKESDSQKGNVAPDEEAWGKEILNLKGADDKNELDEDDNDAEEDPGEGDHKLPHDIAPEYKRLIAIPAGKPKGGLEECLKVDPDKARRLSLSEQQLENAAETHGKEIVRFTQRNILRVYPKGIRVNSSNYNPLIGWMHGAQMVAFNMQGYGRSLWMMQGMFRANGGCGFVKKPDFLLKSGPHGEVFDPKAKLPVQKTLKVKIYMGEGWYYDFHHTHFDAYSPPDFYVRVGIAGVPADTGMKKTRTLEDNWIPVWDEEFEFPLTVPDLALLRIEVHEYDMSEKDDFGGQTCLPVRELREGIRAVPLHDRKGEKYNSVKLLLRLEFV, from the exons ATGTCTAAACAGACCTACAGAGTTTGCTTGTGCTTTAGCAGGAGGTTCAAGCTTGCAGTGGCAGAGGCACCGGAGGAGATCAGGGCCTTGTTTAATCAATACTCGGATAATGGCATCATGACCGACAATCATCTCCACAGGTTCTTGATCgaggttcaaaaacaagaaaaggctACTCTCGAGGAAGCACAAGCCATCATCGAAAGCCTCAAACATTTGGCCATTTTTCACCGTAAAGGGCTCAATCTTGAGGCCTTTTTTAAGTATCTTTTTGGTGATAATAACCCTCCTCTTGATCTTAAACTTGgg GCGCACCATGATATGACAGCTCCCATCTCACACTATTTCATTTATACCGGCCACAATTCATATCTAACTGGGAATCAGCTCAGTAGCGATTGCAGCGATGTTCCCATCATAAATGCACTGAAGAAAGGTGTGAGAGTAATTGAATTGGATATATGGCCAAATTCCGACAAGGATGATGTGGAGGTACTTCATGGGAG GACTTTGACAACTCCGGTGCAACTTATCAAATGTTTGAGGTCAATCAAGGAGCATGCTTTTACTGCATCTGAATTCCCTGTTGTTATAACTCTAGAAGATCACCTTACTCCAGATCTCCAGTCTAAAGTGTCTAAG ATGGTCACTCAAACATTTGGAGACACGCTGTTTTCTCCTGGCTCAGAATGCTTGAAGGAATTCCCTTCCCCTGAGTCATTGAAGAGACGTATTATCATATCAACAAAACCACCAAAGGAGTACCTTGAGGCAAAGGAAATTAAGGATAAAGAGAGTGATTCCCAGAAGGGTAATGTTGCTCCCGATGAAGAAGCTTGGGGGAAAGAAATCCTTAATCTTAAAGGCGCTGATGACAAG AATGAATTGGACGAAGATGATAATGATGCCGAGGAAGATCCTGGTGAAGGAGACCACAAGTTGCCGCATGATATAGCACCAGAATATAAACGTTTAATTGCTATTCCTGCTGGGAAGCCTAAAGGTGGATTAGAAGAATGTTTGAAAGTGGATCCTGATAAAGCGAGGCGTCTTAGCTTAAGCGAGCAACAACTTGAAAATGCTGCAGAGACCCATGGAAAAGAAATTGTCAG GTTTACCCAGCGGAATATACTGAGGGTGTATCCAAAGGGTATTCGTGTGAACTCATCCAACTACAACCCACTAATTGGATGGATGCATGGTGCTCAAATGGTTGCTTTTAATATGCAG GGATATGGAAGATCGCTCTGGATGATGCAAGGAATGTTCAGAGCCAATGGTGGGTgtggttttgtgaagaaaccgGATTTTCTTCTGAAGTCTGGTCCACATGGCGAGGTATTTGATCCCAAAGCCAAGTTACCTGTGCAAAAAACTTTGAAG GTGAAAATATACATGGGTGAAGGATGGTATTATGATTTCCATCACACACATTTTGATGCATATTCCCCACCAGATTTCTATGTGAGG gttgGGATTGCTGGGGTCCCTGCAGATACTGGGATGAAGAAAACAAGGACTCTGGAGGACAATTGGATACCTGTTTGGGATGAGGAGTTTGAATTTCCATTAACtgttccagatctagctctgcTCCGGATTGAAGTTCATGAGTATGACATGTCAGAAAAGGATGACTTTGGTGGTCAAACATGCCTTCCTGTGCGGGAGTTGAGAGAAGGGATTCGAGCAGTTCCACTCCATGACCGCAAGGGAGAGAAATACAATTCTGTAAAGCTCCTTTTGCGTCTCGAATTTGTTTGA